Genomic DNA from uncultured Ilyobacter sp.:
ACCTAATTTTGAGTTTCTATAATCTCTCAAAATTGTAAGTGCTGCCTGTATAAGGTTAACCTTATCACCTTTTACCAGCATGTTCATTCTATATCCGATTTTTTCAAGAACTTCCTGAGGAACCCCATCAAAATCTTCCTCATGAAGCTTATACTTTTCTTTAAGGGTATTTTTCATACCAAGTGAAAGCATCTTTTCTATTAGTTTATATGCCACCTCTTCCACAGGAATTACCTCATCTTTTATAGCTCCTGCTATTGCCAAGCTGTAACCTACCTCATCATTTTCAAATTTAGGCCAGAGTATCCCGGGAGTATCCAAGAGCTCTAGTCCCTCTTTTATTCTAACCCATTGTTTACCCCTTGTAAATCCAGGTTTATTACCTACCCCTGTACTTTTTTTACCCACTATTCTATTGATTAGCCTTGATTTCCCGACATTTGGTATTCCTGCTACCATAAGTCTAGTGTTTACAGTTCTCAGACCTTTTTTCATCATCTTTTCTTTTTTCTCTTTAGACAATTTCTCAATTATTGCAAAGAGTTTTTTTACATTAAAGCCTGTTTCAGCACTTAATTCTATAACCTCTTCTGCAAAATTATTTTTTATAAAATAATCTTTCCATACTTTCAAATCCTCTTTATTTACAAGGTCAGCTTTATTTAAAATAATTATTCTCTTTTTGTTTTTAGCAAATTTTACGATATCTGGATTTTTACTAGAAAGTGGTATTCTAGCATCAACAATTTCCAAAACTATATCTATTATTTTCATATTTTCCTGGATCATATCTTTTGTTTTTTTCATATGTCCGGGATACCAGTTTATTTTTGCATTTGACATTTCTAAAGTGTACCTCCTAATTTTCTTGAGCCTTTATTATAAGTACAATTTCACCCTTTATAGGCTTTTCCTTGAGTCTCTTGGCAACTTCAGTTGTAGTTCCCCTTATTATTTCTTCATAAATTTTAGTTATCTCTCTCACAATAACTATATCTCTCTCTCCTATAAATTCATGGATATCTCTTACTGTTTTTTCTATTCTATGAGGAGATTCGAAAAGTATAACGGCTCTCTCTTCACTAGCTAGTTTTTTCAACAAAGTCTGCCTTCCCTTTTTTTTAGGAAGAAAACCCTCAAAGGCTATTCTTTTCATGTTCAGACCGGCTACAGAGGCAGCCGCAGTCATAGAACTAGCCCCCGGTATAGGAACCACCTTTATCTTATTATTAAGTGCAACGTCAGCTAACTCAAATCCAGGATCAGATATGCACGGAGTTCCTGCATCAGTTACTAGGGCGATGCTTTTTCCACTCTTCAAAAGATTCATTATATTTTCTATCTGGTGCCCCTTGGTAAACTCATCATATCTATAGACTATAGTTTCTATCTCATAGTGTTTGAGAAGTCGTTTTGTCACTCTTGTGTCTTCTGCAAAGACATAGTCAGCTTCTTTTAATATTCTAACGGCTCTATAAGTTATATCTTCGAGATTTCCTATTGGTGTCGCTACTATGTACAGCATTTCAGACCGCCTTTCAATTATTATTAAAGAGTGAACTCACGCCCACTCTTTAACTTTTTATTTTTTATTATTTAGAAGTATCCCTTTTAACACTCCTATTGCACTTTCAAGCTGAATATCTTTCTTATTTTCTAGTTTCTCAGCTTCCTCTTTGCCCTTGAGCTCTTTTAAGATTTCTTTTTTATTTTCCTTTGTTTTTTCCTCATCTATATTGGTTACGAAGCCATCAAAAAACAGATAATCAGAGTCTTCTACCACCTTTATATCAGGCTCTATACCTGTTCCGTGGATAGAGATTCCGCTGGGAGTATAATATTTTGCAATTGTAAGTTTTATACCATCTCCATCTGGAAGTGGTAGCAGACTTTGGACGCTGCCCTTACCAAAACTTTTTTCCCCTAGAAGAACTGCTCTTTTGTTATCTTTCAAGGCTCCTGCCACGATTTCAGAAGCCGAAGCACTTCCTTCATTTATAAGTACTACAATAGGAAAATCTCCGTAGTATTTTCCTTCTCTCATGTAAACCTGTTCGTCACCAGTTTTTCCCTTTACACTTACTACTTTTCCCTCTTTAACGAACATAGAGGATATTTTTATTGATTGATCCAAGGCCCCGCCTGGATTACTTCTTAAATCCAGTATTAAAGCTTTCATCCCTTGCTTAACCAGTGAATCCATAGACTTTCTTACATCAGGATATATATCTTCTCCGAATTGAGTTATTCTGAGATACCCTATTTTATTATCAAACATCTTGTCTTTTACATATTTAAGTTCTACTATGGCCCTTTTCAGAGTTATCTCTTTGGATTCCTTAGATGAATCTCTGTATATTTTCACCTTCACCTCTGTACCAGGCTCACCTTTTAGTTTTTTTACACACTCATTGCTTGTAAGGTTATAAGTAGATTCTCCATCTATCTCTATTATTTTATCCTTAGGCTTTATCCCGGCGTTATAGGCAGGGGTATCCTCTATAGGCGACACAACAACTAGGGGTTCATTCTCCTTTTTCTGTATGACCATACCCACACCGGCATATTTCCCCTGTATATCCTCCTTAAAGCTTTCCATCTCTGTCTTGTCAAAGTAGGTGGAGTATGGATCATCTAAAGATTCCACCATACCTCTTATAGCTCCATGCATGAGCTCTTTTTTATCTGTCTCTTTTTCTCCTACATGGTTGGCCATTATTATATCCATAATGTCAGAGACCTCTTTTAGTTCGCTTAAATTGTAAAGAAATCCCCTTTTGGTATTTATTTGTTTTTTATCAATTTTAGTATTTGCATATACCAAGCTAAATATTACAACAGACAATACAACTACAATTATTTTCATTCTGGTATATTTCTTCATTAAAATTTACCCCCCAGTTTTTAGAGATTTACCCCTGTTTATAATCTCATCTATATCTATTTCATTGTTCCCATATTCAAGAGAAAAAACAGATAAATATTCCACATTTCCTTTACCGCCTGTTATGGGCGAATAATCTAGAGACTTTAAATACAGACCGTGGGAGTTTGCCGCCTCGATTATTTTTTCTATAGCCATCTTGTGCTTTTTGAAATCTTTGACTATGCCGCCTTTTTCTATGTTTTCTCTTCCCACTTCAAACTGTGGTTTGATAAGGGCCATTAATTCAGAGTCATTTTTCATAAATTTTATAAGATGTTCAAAAACCTTGGTTATTGATATAAATGATACGTCCATCACTAAATAGTCAGCCTTATTACCACCTACATGTTCAAGTGTAAGATCTTTTATATGAGTATTCTCGATAGATTTTACCCTCTCATCATTTCTGAGTTTCCAATCTAACTGATTAGACCCCACATCTGCTGAATACACGTATTTTGC
This window encodes:
- the ylqF gene encoding ribosome biogenesis GTPase YlqF yields the protein MSNAKINWYPGHMKKTKDMIQENMKIIDIVLEIVDARIPLSSKNPDIVKFAKNKKRIIILNKADLVNKEDLKVWKDYFIKNNFAEEVIELSAETGFNVKKLFAIIEKLSKEKKEKMMKKGLRTVNTRLMVAGIPNVGKSRLINRIVGKKSTGVGNKPGFTRGKQWVRIKEGLELLDTPGILWPKFENDEVGYSLAIAGAIKDEVIPVEEVAYKLIEKMLSLGMKNTLKEKYKLHEEDFDGVPQEVLEKIGYRMNMLVKGDKVNLIQAALTILRDYRNSKLGKFVLDNEMLQKDIIEN
- the rsmI gene encoding 16S rRNA (cytidine(1402)-2'-O)-methyltransferase — translated: MLYIVATPIGNLEDITYRAVRILKEADYVFAEDTRVTKRLLKHYEIETIVYRYDEFTKGHQIENIMNLLKSGKSIALVTDAGTPCISDPGFELADVALNNKIKVVPIPGASSMTAAASVAGLNMKRIAFEGFLPKKKGRQTLLKKLASEERAVILFESPHRIEKTVRDIHEFIGERDIVIVREITKIYEEIIRGTTTEVAKRLKEKPIKGEIVLIIKAQEN
- a CDS encoding S41 family peptidase — protein: MKKYTRMKIIVVVLSVVIFSLVYANTKIDKKQINTKRGFLYNLSELKEVSDIMDIIMANHVGEKETDKKELMHGAIRGMVESLDDPYSTYFDKTEMESFKEDIQGKYAGVGMVIQKKENEPLVVVSPIEDTPAYNAGIKPKDKIIEIDGESTYNLTSNECVKKLKGEPGTEVKVKIYRDSSKESKEITLKRAIVELKYVKDKMFDNKIGYLRITQFGEDIYPDVRKSMDSLVKQGMKALILDLRSNPGGALDQSIKISSMFVKEGKVVSVKGKTGDEQVYMREGKYYGDFPIVVLINEGSASASEIVAGALKDNKRAVLLGEKSFGKGSVQSLLPLPDGDGIKLTIAKYYTPSGISIHGTGIEPDIKVVEDSDYLFFDGFVTNIDEEKTKENKKEILKELKGKEEAEKLENKKDIQLESAIGVLKGILLNNKK
- a CDS encoding TlyA family RNA methyltransferase, yielding MKERLDVLLVEQGFFETREKAKRAIMAGIVIVDDKKIEKPGTQIKIDKEPEIRIKGQVLKYVSRGGLKLEKAIEVFRLNMKDKIVLDIGASTGGFTDCALQNGAKYVYSADVGSNQLDWKLRNDERVKSIENTHIKDLTLEHVGGNKADYLVMDVSFISITKVFEHLIKFMKNDSELMALIKPQFEVGRENIEKGGIVKDFKKHKMAIEKIIEAANSHGLYLKSLDYSPITGGKGNVEYLSVFSLEYGNNEIDIDEIINRGKSLKTGG